The following proteins are co-located in the Helicobacter acinonychis genome:
- the lepB gene encoding signal peptidase I gives MKFLRSFYAFCSSWVGTIIIVLLVIFFIAQAFIIPSRSMVGTLYEGDMLFVKKFSYGIPIPKIPWIELPIMPDFKNNGHLIEGSRPKRGEVVVFIPPHEKKSYYVKRNFAVGGDEVLFTNEGFYLHPFESDTDKNYISKHYPNAMTKEFMGKIFVLNPYKNKHPGIHYQKDNETFHLMEQLATQGAEASISMQLIQIEGEKVFYKKINNDEFFMIGDNRDNSSDSRFWGSVAYKNIVGSPWFVYFSLNLKNSLEVDAENNPKKRYLVRWERMFKSVEDLEKIIKKENATR, from the coding sequence ATGAAATTTTTACGCTCTTTTTATGCATTTTGTTCCAGCTGGGTAGGGACGATCATTATTGTGCTGTTGGTTATCTTTTTTATCGCGCAAGCCTTTATCATTCCCTCTCGATCTATGGTAGGCACGCTCTATGAGGGCGATATGCTTTTTGTTAAAAAGTTTTCTTATGGCATACCCATTCCTAAAATCCCATGGATTGAGCTTCCCATTATGCCTGATTTTAAAAATAATGGGCATTTGATAGAAGGATCTCGCCCTAAACGAGGTGAAGTGGTGGTGTTTATCCCCCCCCATGAAAAAAAGTCTTACTATGTCAAGAGAAATTTTGCCGTTGGAGGCGATGAGGTGCTATTCACTAATGAGGGGTTTTACTTGCACCCTTTTGAGAGCGATACGGATAAAAATTACATTTCTAAACATTACCCTAACGCCATGACGAAAGAATTTATGGGTAAGATTTTTGTCTTAAACCCTTATAAAAATAAGCATCCAGGTATCCATTACCAAAAAGATAATGAAACTTTCCATTTAATGGAGCAGTTAGCCACTCAAGGTGCAGAGGCTAGTATCAGCATGCAACTCATTCAAATAGAGGGCGAAAAGGTGTTTTATAAAAAAATCAATAACGATGAATTTTTTATGATAGGCGATAATAGGGATAATTCTAGCGACTCGCGCTTTTGGGGGAGTGTGGCTTATAAAAATATCGTGGGTTCGCCTTGGTTTGTTTATTTTAGCCTGAATTTAAAAAATAGCCTGGAAGTGGATGCAGAAAATAACCCCAAAAAACGCTATCTGGTGCGTTGGGAGCGCATGTTTAAAAGCGTTGAAGACTTAGAAAAAATCATTAAAAAAGAAAACGCAACGCGTTAA
- a CDS encoding FeoA family protein: MTLNEAIKDKVYEIVEITNCDEALKKRFLSFGIHEGVQCTLLHSSMKKATLSVKINRIQVALRTHEAQYLIIKESV, from the coding sequence ATGACGCTCAATGAAGCCATTAAAGACAAAGTTTATGAAATTGTAGAAATCACCAACTGCGATGAAGCCCTTAAAAAACGCTTCCTCTCTTTTGGTATCCACGAAGGGGTGCAATGCACTCTTTTGCATTCTTCTATGAAAAAAGCCACGCTTTCGGTTAAAATCAACCGCATTCAAGTGGCTTTAAGAACCCATGAAGCACAATACCTTATCATCAAGGAAAGCGTTTAA
- a CDS encoding energy transducer TonB, whose amino-acid sequence MPETSKTQTQLGRNFEPIDHSDRNFFFSLILSILLHLLVYFLYEHRESLFPSKPKLVKVDPKNLLILKRGHSQDPSKNNPGAPKPTLAGPKQPPTPPTPPTPPKPIEKPKPKPKPKPKPKPKKPDHKHKALKKVEEKKIVEKKVEEKKVEEKKPVQKEFDPNQLSFLPKEVTPPTPPRTENNKGLDNQTKRDIDELYGEEFGDLGTAEKDFIRNNLRDIGRITQKYLEYPQVAAYLGQDGTNAVEFYLHPNGDITDLKIIIGSEYKMLDDNTLKTIQIAYKDYPRPKTKTLIRIRVRYYLGSN is encoded by the coding sequence ATGCCAGAAACTTCTAAAACACAAACCCAATTGGGGCGTAATTTTGAACCCATTGATCATTCGGATAGGAATTTTTTCTTTTCTCTCATCCTATCCATATTGTTGCACTTGTTGGTTTATTTCTTATATGAGCATAGAGAGTCTTTATTCCCCTCAAAACCCAAGCTCGTTAAAGTGGATCCTAAAAATTTATTGATTTTAAAAAGAGGCCATTCGCAAGATCCTAGTAAAAACAACCCAGGCGCTCCCAAACCCACGCTGGCTGGCCCTAAACAACCCCCAACGCCTCCCACACCCCCTACCCCACCAAAACCTATAGAAAAGCCTAAACCCAAGCCCAAACCCAAACCCAAGCCAAAACCTAAAAAACCGGACCACAAACACAAAGCGCTCAAAAAAGTGGAAGAGAAAAAAATAGTAGAAAAGAAAGTGGAAGAGAAAAAGGTTGAAGAAAAGAAACCGGTGCAAAAAGAATTTGACCCCAATCAGCTTTCTTTCTTGCCTAAAGAAGTCACGCCTCCAACCCCTCCAAGGACAGAGAATAATAAGGGCTTGGACAATCAAACTAAAAGGGATATTGATGAATTGTATGGCGAAGAATTTGGGGATCTAGGCACAGCTGAAAAAGATTTCATTAGGAATAATTTAAGGGATATTGGGCGCATCACGCAAAAATATTTAGAATACCCTCAAGTAGCCGCTTATTTAGGGCAAGACGGAACCAATGCGGTGGAATTTTACTTGCACCCCAATGGCGATATTACCGATCTTAAAATCATTATTGGCTCTGAATACAAGATGCTTGATGACAACACCTTAAAGACCATTCAAATCGCCTATAAAGATTATCCACGCCCCAAAACTAAGACTTTAATCCGCATTAGAGTGCGTTATTATTTAGGGAGCAATTAA
- the fliN gene encoding flagellar motor switch protein FliN, whose amino-acid sequence MLETEANQLKIAEKEKEKANKERELELSTYLEELICDYKNLLDMEIIFSAELGSTQIPLLQILRFEKGSVIDLQKPAGESVDTFVNGRVIGKGEVMVFERNLAIRLNEILDSNAIVYYLAKNS is encoded by the coding sequence ATGCTAGAAACAGAAGCTAACCAGTTAAAAATAGCCGAAAAAGAGAAAGAAAAAGCCAACAAAGAAAGGGAATTGGAGCTTTCCACTTATTTAGAAGAACTTATCTGCGATTATAAAAATCTTTTAGACATGGAGATTATTTTTAGTGCGGAGCTTGGCTCTACGCAGATCCCTTTATTGCAAATTTTGCGTTTTGAAAAAGGCTCTGTGATTGATTTGCAAAAACCGGCCGGAGAGAGCGTGGATACTTTTGTGAACGGACGGGTTATTGGTAAGGGTGAGGTGATGGTTTTTGAAAGGAATTTAGCCATTCGTTTGAATGAAATCCTTGATTCTAACGCCATTGTGTATTATCTCGCTAAAAACTCATGA
- the nth gene encoding endonuclease III, whose amino-acid sequence MSVKRTKMHQKAQQIKELLLKHSPNQTTELHHKNPYELLVATILSAQCTDARVNIVTPKLFEKYPSVNDLALASLEEVKEIIKSVSYFNNKSKHLINMAQKVVRDFNGVIPSTQKELMGLDGVGQKTANVVLSVCFDANCLAVDTHVFRATHRLGLSDAKTPIKTEEELSELFKDDLSKLHHALILFGRYTCKAKNPLCDACFLTAFCISKARFKA is encoded by the coding sequence ATGAGTGTGAAACGCACTAAAATGCACCAAAAAGCCCAGCAAATTAAAGAATTGCTCTTAAAACATTCCCCCAACCAAACCACAGAATTGCACCATAAAAACCCTTATGAATTATTAGTGGCTACTATTTTAAGCGCTCAATGCACGGACGCTAGAGTGAATATAGTGACGCCTAAATTATTTGAAAAATACCCAAGCGTGAATGATTTAGCGCTCGCTTCTTTAGAAGAGGTTAAAGAAATCATCAAATCCGTTTCTTATTTCAACAACAAAAGCAAGCATTTAATCAACATGGCGCAAAAAGTAGTGAGGGATTTTAACGGCGTTATCCCTTCTACACAAAAAGAGTTGATGGGTTTGGATGGCGTGGGACAAAAAACCGCTAATGTGGTGCTTTCAGTGTGCTTTGATGCGAATTGTCTAGCCGTAGATACCCATGTGTTTCGTGCAACGCACCGATTAGGCTTAAGCGACGCTAAAACACCCATCAAAACCGAAGAGGAATTGAGCGAGCTTTTTAAAGACGATTTATCCAAACTCCACCACGCCTTAATTTTATTTGGTCGTTATACTTGCAAAGCCAAAAACCCCTTATGCGATGCGTGTTTTTTAACAGCATTTTGCATCTCTAAAGCTCGCTTTAAGGCGTAA
- a CDS encoding exo-alpha-sialidase, whose protein sequence is MEHSRNRLKNTAFFVGLFVVLFLIVMTRQTPPYAFTHNQALLTENPPYFTQLIIPKPHDALSVHASTLISLSNNNLLSAYFSGTKEGARDVKISANLFDGKTNRWSEAFTLLTKEELSKNAHEYIKKLGNPLLFLHNDKILLFVVGVSMGGWATSKIYQFESALEPIDFKFVQKLSLSPFLNLSHLVRTKPLNTTDGGFVLPLYHELATQYPLLLKFDKHHNPRELLRPNALNHQLQPSLTPFKDCAIMTFRNHFFKDYLMLETCKHPTTWQKPMPTNLKNLNDALNLLNLNGSLYLIHNPSDLFLRRKELLLSKLENANSFQTLKILDKANEVSYPSSSLNSHFIDIVYTYNRSNIKHIRFNMAYLNSLPK, encoded by the coding sequence TTGGAACATTCAAGAAATCGCCTAAAAAATACCGCCTTTTTTGTGGGGCTTTTTGTCGTTTTATTTTTAATTGTAATGACGCGCCAAACCCCCCCCTACGCTTTCACGCACAATCAAGCCCTTTTAACTGAAAACCCCCCCTATTTTACTCAACTTATTATCCCTAAACCCCATGACGCTTTAAGCGTGCATGCAAGCACTCTCATTAGCCTATCTAATAACAATCTCTTGAGCGCTTATTTTAGCGGCACTAAAGAAGGGGCAAGGGATGTGAAAATCAGCGCCAATCTTTTTGATGGCAAGACCAATCGTTGGAGCGAAGCTTTCACTCTTTTAACCAAAGAAGAACTTTCCAAAAACGCGCATGAATATATCAAAAAATTGGGTAACCCCTTGCTTTTCTTGCATAACGATAAAATTTTGTTGTTTGTCGTAGGGGTGAGCATGGGTGGGTGGGCGACTTCTAAAATCTATCAATTTGAAAGCGCTTTAGAGCCGATTGATTTCAAATTTGTGCAAAAACTCTCTTTAAGCCCTTTTTTAAATTTGAGCCATTTAGTAAGGACTAAACCCTTAAACACCACTGATGGTGGTTTTGTGTTGCCACTCTATCACGAATTAGCCACGCAATACCCTTTGTTATTGAAATTTGACAAACACCATAACCCTAGAGAGCTTTTAAGGCCAAACGCTTTAAACCACCAGCTCCAACCAAGCCTAACCCCCTTTAAAGACTGCGCTATCATGACGTTTAGAAACCATTTTTTTAAAGATTATCTCATGCTAGAAACTTGCAAACACCCCACCACTTGGCAAAAACCCATGCCCACGAATTTGAAAAATTTGAACGACGCTTTGAATTTACTCAATTTGAATGGATCGTTATATTTAATCCATAACCCTAGCGATTTATTCTTACGGCGTAAAGAACTCCTACTTTCTAAATTAGAAAATGCAAACTCGTTTCAAACCTTAAAAATTTTGGATAAAGCCAATGAGGTGAGTTACCCAAGCTCTAGCCTTAATTCTCATTTCATAGATATTGTCTATACTTATAACCGCTCTAATATCAAACACATCCGTTTCAATATGGCTTATTTAAATTCCCTTCCCAAGTAA
- a CDS encoding LTA synthase family protein — protein sequence MKPLSSALFSLFLKGFYFTFFMSLLFVFNRIGFILYTGYYKHALKNPVFDEIIKTLLNGARYDNRVVSSLAILFIIIGLLGLLIPKHQTKMLNAVAYFSIAIILFLNIANIVYYGIYGNVFDENLLEFLHEDTLTILKMSGEYPILSSFSLFVIFSVLTSFIYLKLQDTLFKQKNIYPTTKPLKTFILFILFSLTQMFYINAQLSFVGASLDLSIEPAKDPFLMKITPGAFRSLYLLVRNYRQSHNLKFSDFSKETPLEVAKNYFHLKENPSNNLYNLLSQTSYNDSNQTIKHVFYIVSESLSSWHFDQKFDSIGLTSALQNLVKKEHAYMLSSFIESAPRTVKSLDVQITGLPYINDNNLINSGVILPSFPMAIGNIMKTLGYRNNFYYGGSGIWNKLDSFTKKQGFHALYFNNHLLEFAKNKPYPKPIESNWGVHDNILFDYILENTNPNEKTFSMVMTLSNHAIKNVNLKAFGVPLEKIQNFVEKTPKSQNLPDANSLGHIYWYDKVVVNFIKKASQKFPSSLFIITGDHFDRSYEYAKNDLYITKSVPLIVFAPTLKPKIISQVGSHLDIAPSIIELVAPKGFPFVSFGKPLFSNNATNPPSHPNYALGYEAIATKDYFYNPSVGLRYLNENHKDQNDKQNDKIEASKFYQQLESLKALSYYLLYHGANLSQ from the coding sequence ATGAAACCCTTATCTAGCGCCCTTTTTTCGCTCTTTTTAAAAGGTTTTTATTTCACCTTTTTTATGAGTTTGTTGTTTGTATTCAATCGTATCGGCTTTATTCTCTATACAGGCTATTATAAGCATGCTTTAAAAAACCCTGTTTTTGATGAAATCATTAAAACCCTACTCAATGGGGCAAGATACGACAATCGTGTGGTTTCAAGCCTAGCGATTCTTTTTATCATCATCGGATTATTGGGGTTACTGATCCCTAAACACCAAACTAAAATGCTCAATGCGGTAGCTTATTTTTCTATCGCAATAATTCTATTTTTAAATATTGCTAACATCGTTTATTATGGCATTTATGGGAATGTGTTTGATGAGAATTTATTGGAATTTTTGCATGAAGACACGCTCACGATTTTAAAAATGAGTGGGGAATACCCTATCCTTTCTAGTTTTTCACTCTTTGTGATTTTTAGCGTTTTAACTTCTTTTATTTATCTCAAACTCCAAGACACCCTTTTTAAGCAAAAAAATATCTATCCAACCACCAAACCCCTTAAAACTTTCATTTTATTCATTCTTTTTTCGCTCACGCAAATGTTTTACATTAACGCGCAATTGAGCTTTGTGGGTGCGTCTTTAGATCTCAGTATAGAGCCAGCCAAAGATCCTTTTTTGATGAAAATCACCCCCGGAGCGTTTCGCAGTCTTTATCTTTTGGTGCGTAATTACAGACAAAGCCATAACCTTAAATTCAGCGATTTTTCTAAAGAAACGCCTTTAGAAGTAGCGAAAAATTATTTCCATCTTAAAGAGAACCCCTCAAACAACCTCTATAATTTGCTTTCTCAAACAAGCTACAACGATTCTAATCAAACCATTAAACATGTTTTTTATATCGTTTCAGAGTCCTTAAGCTCATGGCATTTTGATCAAAAATTTGATTCTATAGGGCTAACGAGCGCTTTACAAAACTTGGTTAAAAAAGAACATGCCTACATGCTCTCTTCTTTTATTGAAAGCGCTCCACGAACCGTAAAAAGCCTAGATGTCCAAATCACAGGCTTACCTTACATTAACGATAATAACTTGATCAATTCTGGAGTGATCCTCCCTAGCTTCCCTATGGCTATCGGCAATATCATGAAAACTCTGGGTTATAGAAACAATTTTTATTATGGTGGTAGCGGTATTTGGAATAAACTGGATAGTTTCACCAAAAAACAAGGTTTTCATGCCCTCTATTTCAATAACCACCTTTTAGAATTTGCCAAAAACAAGCCCTACCCTAAACCCATAGAGAGCAACTGGGGAGTGCATGATAATATTTTATTTGACTATATTTTAGAAAACACCAACCCTAATGAAAAAACTTTCAGCATGGTGATGACTTTAAGCAATCATGCAATCAAAAATGTGAATCTCAAAGCCTTTGGCGTGCCTTTAGAAAAAATCCAGAATTTTGTAGAAAAGACCCCAAAATCACAAAATTTACCGGACGCTAATTCTTTAGGGCATATTTACTGGTATGACAAAGTGGTAGTCAATTTCATCAAAAAAGCTAGCCAAAAATTCCCTAGCTCGCTTTTTATCATCACAGGGGATCACTTTGACAGGAGCTATGAATACGCTAAAAACGATTTGTATATTACTAAATCCGTGCCGCTCATTGTGTTCGCCCCCACTCTAAAACCTAAAATAATCAGTCAAGTCGGCTCGCATTTAGACATCGCCCCTAGCATCATTGAATTGGTCGCCCCTAAAGGTTTTCCCTTTGTGAGTTTTGGAAAGCCTTTATTTTCTAATAACGCAACAAACCCCCCAAGCCACCCTAATTATGCACTAGGTTATGAAGCGATCGCTACTAAAGATTATTTTTATAACCCAAGCGTGGGGTTAAGGTATTTGAATGAAAATCATAAAGATCAAAATGACAAACAAAATGACAAAATAGAGGCTTCTAAGTTTTACCAGCAATTAGAATCCTTAAAAGCGCTCAGTTATTACTTGCTCTATCATGGGGCTAATCTCAGTCAATAA
- the pyrC gene encoding dihydroorotase, translating to MEITLFDPIDAHLHVREGVLLKAVLKYSSEPFSAAVIMPNLSKPLIDTQITLEYEGEILKNSSNFKPLMSLYFNDGLTLEELQHAKHQGIKFLKLYPKGMTTNAQNGTSDLLGEKTLEILEDAQKLGFILCIHAEQAGFCLDKEFLCHSVLETFAHSFPKLKIIIEHLSDWRSIALIEKHDNLYATLTLHHISMTLDDLLGGSLNPHCFCKPLIKTQKDQERLLSLALKAHPKISFGSDSAPHVISKKHSANIPAGIFSAPILLPALCELFEKHNALENLQAFISDNAKKIYTLDNLPSKKVRLSKKPFIVPTHTLCLNEKIAILREGETLSWNIQEIA from the coding sequence ATGGAAATCACGCTTTTTGACCCCATAGACGCCCATTTGCATGTGCGAGAGGGCGTGCTTTTAAAAGCGGTATTGAAATATTCTAGCGAGCCTTTTAGCGCTGCAGTGATCATGCCTAATCTCAGTAAGCCCTTGATTGATACTCAAATCACCCTTGAATATGAAGGAGAAATTTTAAAAAATTCTTCAAACTTCAAACCTTTAATGAGTTTGTATTTTAATGATGGTTTGACTTTAGAAGAATTGCAACACGCTAAACACCAAGGCATTAAGTTTTTAAAGCTCTACCCTAAAGGCATGACCACAAACGCGCAAAACGGCACTTCGGATTTATTGGGCGAAAAGACTTTAGAAATTTTAGAAGACGCCCAAAAATTAGGCTTTATTTTATGCATCCACGCAGAACAAGCTGGGTTTTGTTTGGATAAAGAATTTTTATGCCACAGCGTTTTAGAAACTTTTGCCCATTCATTCCCCAAACTCAAAATCATTATAGAGCATTTGAGCGATTGGCGCAGTATCGCTTTAATTGAAAAACATGACAACCTCTATGCAACTTTAACCTTACACCACATAAGCATGACCTTAGATGATTTACTAGGGGGGAGTTTGAATCCGCATTGTTTTTGCAAGCCTTTAATCAAAACCCAAAAAGACCAAGAAAGGCTTTTATCCCTTGCTTTAAAAGCCCACCCTAAAATCTCTTTTGGCTCTGATAGCGCCCCACATGTTATCTCTAAAAAACACAGCGCTAACATTCCAGCAGGCATCTTTTCTGCACCTATTTTGTTGCCTGCATTGTGCGAACTTTTTGAAAAACACAACGCTTTAGAGAATTTGCAAGCCTTCATCAGCGATAACGCTAAAAAAATCTACACGCTAGACAATTTGCCGAGTAAAAAAGTGCGTTTGTCTAAAAAACCCTTTATAGTCCCTACACACACGCTTTGTTTGAATGAAAAAATTGCTATCTTAAGAGAGGGCGAAACGCTATCTTGGAACATTCAAGAAATCGCCTAA
- the folD gene encoding bifunctional methylenetetrahydrofolate dehydrogenase/methenyltetrahydrofolate cyclohydrolase FolD, which produces MPNKGVVLLDGQALAYNIEEDLKYKIQAINTQTHKRPKLAVILVGKDPASITYVNMKIKACKRVGMDFDLKTLQENITEAQLLSLIKDYNNNQNISGVLVQLPLPRHIDSKMISEAIDPNKDVDGFHPLNIGKLCTQKESFLPATPMGVMRLLEHYHIGIKGKDVAIIGASNIIGKPLSMLMLNAGASVSVCHILTKDINFYTQNADIVCVGVGKPDLIKASMLKKGAVVVDIGINHLNDGRIVGDVDFTNAQKVASFITPVPKGVGPMTIVSLLENTLIAFEKQQRKGF; this is translated from the coding sequence ATGCCAAATAAGGGCGTTGTTTTATTAGATGGGCAAGCGCTAGCTTATAACATAGAAGAAGATTTGAAGTATAAAATCCAAGCAATAAATACACAAACGCACAAACGCCCCAAACTAGCCGTGATTTTAGTGGGGAAAGACCCTGCGAGTATCACTTATGTCAACATGAAGATCAAAGCATGCAAAAGAGTGGGCATGGACTTTGACTTAAAAACCCTTCAAGAAAATATTACTGAAGCTCAATTATTGTCCTTGATTAAAGATTATAATAACAATCAAAATATTTCAGGCGTTTTAGTCCAGCTCCCCCTACCCAGGCACATTGATTCTAAAATGATTTCAGAAGCCATTGACCCCAATAAAGATGTAGATGGTTTCCACCCCCTTAATATCGGTAAACTCTGCACTCAAAAAGAATCGTTTCTGCCAGCCACCCCTATGGGCGTGATGCGTCTTTTAGAGCATTATCATATTGGAATCAAGGGTAAGGATGTGGCGATTATTGGGGCGAGCAATATCATTGGTAAACCCTTGAGCATGCTCATGTTAAACGCTGGGGCTAGCGTTAGCGTCTGCCATATTTTAACTAAAGACATTAATTTTTACACTCAAAACGCTGATATTGTTTGCGTGGGCGTAGGTAAGCCTGATTTGATTAAAGCAAGCATGTTGAAAAAAGGGGCGGTAGTCGTGGATATTGGGATTAATCATTTGAATGATGGGCGTATTGTAGGCGATGTGGATTTCACAAACGCCCAAAAAGTCGCTAGCTTTATCACCCCTGTGCCTAAAGGGGTGGGTCCTATGACGATTGTCTCGCTTTTAGAAAACACTCTAATCGCTTTTGAAAAACAACAAAGGAAGGGATTTTAA